In a single window of the Atlantibacter hermannii genome:
- the sdaB gene encoding L-serine dehydratase 2, which translates to MISVFDIFKIGIGPSSSHTVGPMKAGKQFTDDLIAQGLLRDVTRVVVDVYGSLSLTGKGHHTDIAIIMGLAGNLPHSVDIDSIPGFIQDVNTHGRLLLANGEHEVEFPVDQCMNFHADNLSLHENGMRITALAGDKVVYSQTYYSIGGGFIVDEDHFGVTTTSAVEVPYPYKNAADLQRHCRETGLSLSGLMMKNELALRSKEELETHLAQVWEVMRGGIERGITTEGVLPGKLRVPRRAAALRRMLVSSDKTTQDPMAVVDWINMFALAVNEENAAGGRVVTAPTNGACGIVPAVLAYYDKFIREVNANSLARYLLVASAIGSLYKMNASISGAEVGCQGEVGVACSMAAAGLAELLGASPMQVCIAAEIGMEHNLGLTCDPVAGQVQVPCIERNAIAAVKAVNAARMALRRTSEPRVCLDKVIETMYETGKDMNAKYVKRHAVAWR; encoded by the coding sequence ATGATTAGTGTTTTTGATATTTTCAAAATCGGTATTGGTCCTTCCAGTTCCCACACTGTTGGGCCGATGAAAGCGGGCAAGCAGTTTACGGATGATTTAATCGCACAAGGATTGTTGCGTGATGTTACCCGTGTTGTTGTTGATGTTTACGGTTCACTTTCCCTGACGGGCAAAGGGCACCACACCGATATTGCTATCATTATGGGTCTGGCGGGAAACCTGCCGCATTCTGTTGATATCGATAGCATTCCTGGCTTTATCCAGGACGTTAACACCCATGGACGCCTGCTGCTGGCGAACGGAGAACATGAAGTCGAGTTTCCGGTCGATCAGTGCATGAATTTCCACGCTGATAACCTTTCCCTGCACGAAAACGGGATGCGCATTACCGCGCTTGCCGGTGACAAGGTGGTTTACAGCCAGACGTATTACTCCATCGGCGGCGGCTTTATTGTTGACGAGGACCACTTCGGCGTCACCACCACATCAGCCGTAGAAGTCCCTTATCCGTATAAAAACGCGGCGGATTTACAGCGCCACTGTCGTGAAACCGGCCTGTCCCTTTCCGGCCTGATGATGAAAAACGAACTCGCGTTGCGTAGCAAAGAAGAGCTCGAAACCCATCTGGCGCAGGTATGGGAAGTGATGCGCGGCGGTATTGAACGCGGCATCACCACCGAAGGCGTATTGCCGGGCAAACTGCGCGTACCGCGCCGTGCCGCTGCGCTGCGCCGTATGCTGGTCAGCAGTGACAAAACCACGCAGGACCCAATGGCGGTGGTGGACTGGATCAACATGTTCGCACTGGCGGTCAATGAAGAAAACGCCGCAGGTGGACGCGTGGTTACCGCACCGACTAACGGCGCATGTGGCATTGTTCCTGCGGTGCTGGCCTATTACGACAAGTTTATCCGTGAAGTGAATGCCAATTCACTGGCGCGCTACCTGCTGGTCGCCAGCGCCATTGGCTCGCTGTATAAAATGAACGCATCCATCTCCGGCGCTGAAGTGGGCTGCCAGGGCGAAGTGGGCGTTGCCTGCTCAATGGCGGCCGCGGGCCTGGCGGAACTGCTGGGTGCAAGCCCGATGCAGGTCTGCATCGCAGCGGAGATCGGCATGGAGCATAACCTCGGCCTGACCTGCGATCCGGTTGCCGGGCAAGTTCAGGTGCCGTGCATCGAGCGTAACGCCATTGCCGCCGTCAAAGCGGTAAACGCCGCACGTATGGCGCTGCGCCGCACCAGCGAGCCGCGGGTTTGCCTCGATAAAGTCATAGAAACCATGTATGAAACAGGTAAAGACATGAACGCCAAGTACGTGAAACGTCACGCGGTGGCCTGGCGATGA
- the exo gene encoding 5'-3' exonuclease, with product MAVLLIVDALNLIRRIHAVQGSPCADTCVHALQQLIVHSNPTHAVAVFDDEARSTGWRHQLFPDYKAGRAPMPDDLHAEMPALRRAFIDHGVACWHSPGNEADDLAATLAVKVASAGHQAMIVSTDKGYCQLLSPAIQIRDYFQKRWLDAPFIEKEFGVAPQALPDYWGLAGISSSKISGVAGIGPKSATQLIGEFGSLENLYANVEQVPEKWRKKLEAHRDDAFLSRTIATLKTDLQLDGNLQQLRLTRR from the coding sequence ATGGCTGTTCTGTTAATCGTTGACGCACTCAACCTGATTCGTCGCATCCATGCCGTGCAGGGATCGCCCTGCGCCGATACCTGCGTCCACGCATTGCAGCAACTGATCGTTCACAGTAACCCGACCCATGCCGTCGCCGTCTTTGATGATGAGGCGCGCTCAACCGGCTGGCGGCATCAGTTATTTCCTGATTACAAAGCCGGACGCGCGCCGATGCCGGATGATTTACACGCAGAAATGCCCGCCTTACGCCGCGCTTTTATTGACCATGGCGTGGCATGCTGGCATTCGCCAGGCAATGAAGCCGACGATCTTGCCGCCACGCTGGCAGTGAAAGTTGCCAGCGCCGGGCATCAGGCGATGATTGTGTCTACGGACAAAGGCTATTGCCAGTTGCTGTCGCCCGCGATCCAAATTCGTGACTACTTCCAGAAACGCTGGCTGGATGCGCCGTTTATTGAAAAGGAGTTTGGCGTCGCGCCGCAGGCCTTACCCGATTACTGGGGACTGGCTGGGATCAGCAGCTCGAAAATTTCCGGCGTGGCGGGCATCGGCCCGAAAAGCGCGACTCAACTGATCGGCGAATTTGGTTCGCTGGAAAATCTGTATGCGAATGTTGAACAGGTACCGGAGAAGTGGCGTAAAAAGCTCGAAGCGCATCGCGATGACGCGTTTCTCAGCCGCACGATTGCGACCCTGAAAACCGATTTACAGCTGGACGGTAACCTCCAGCAGCTCAGATTGACGCGCCGCTAA
- the mtfA_2 gene encoding putative RNA 2'-O-ribose methyltransferase, translating to MAQSLMDTGQVTWLREDGFRYRPTRNNISWLVCDMVEKPAKVAALMAQWLVNGWCREAIFNLKLPMKKRYEEVSQNIAFIQEQLDANNVSAQIQARQLYHDREEVTVHVRRMWAAVGGRRDER from the coding sequence ATGGCGCAAAGCCTCATGGACACCGGGCAGGTTACGTGGCTGCGTGAAGACGGGTTCCGCTATCGCCCGACCCGCAATAATATCTCCTGGCTGGTGTGCGATATGGTAGAGAAACCCGCCAAAGTGGCGGCGCTGATGGCGCAGTGGCTGGTTAACGGCTGGTGTCGCGAGGCGATTTTTAACCTCAAGCTGCCGATGAAAAAGCGCTATGAAGAGGTGTCACAGAATATCGCTTTCATCCAGGAGCAACTGGATGCCAATAACGTCAGTGCGCAGATCCAGGCGCGTCAGCTATACCATGACCGTGAAGAAGTGACCGTTCACGTACGCCGCATGTGGGCGGCGGTGGGCGGCCGCCGCGACGAACGTTAA
- the ygdE gene encoding putative RNA 2'-O-ribose methyltransferase, producing MGIPRLKFPADAPSRSTLKLEEAFHVFIPADEWDERLANGMYAVDLGACPGGWTYQLVKRNMWVAFGG from the coding sequence ATGGGCATTCCGCGCCTGAAATTCCCGGCCGATGCGCCCAGCCGCTCGACGCTCAAACTGGAAGAGGCATTCCACGTGTTTATTCCGGCCGATGAGTGGGACGAGCGTTTGGCAAATGGTATGTACGCCGTTGACCTGGGCGCGTGCCCCGGCGGGTGGACCTATCAGCTGGTGAAACGCAACATGTGGGTGGCTTTCGGTGGATAA
- the mtfA_3 gene encoding putative RNA 2'-O-ribose methyltransferase: protein MNKVILYCRQGFEKECAAEITDKAALLNVYGFARVKEQSGYVIFECYQPEEADKLARELPFSSLIFARQMFVGGELLQNLPPEDRITPIVGMLQGVVEKGGDLRVEVADTNESKELMKFCRKFTVPLRAALREAGVLAKFETAEAPGCTRLLYRARLLLHRLFLLP from the coding sequence ATGAATAAGGTAATTTTGTATTGCCGCCAGGGTTTTGAAAAAGAGTGTGCGGCGGAGATTACCGATAAAGCGGCTCTCCTGAACGTTTACGGTTTTGCGCGCGTAAAAGAGCAATCCGGCTATGTCATTTTTGAGTGCTATCAGCCGGAAGAGGCCGATAAGCTGGCGCGCGAACTCCCGTTCAGCTCACTGATTTTTGCTCGCCAGATGTTTGTCGGCGGCGAGCTGTTACAAAATCTGCCGCCGGAAGATCGCATTACGCCCATCGTGGGGATGTTGCAGGGTGTGGTGGAAAAAGGCGGGGATTTGCGTGTCGAAGTGGCTGACACCAATGAAAGCAAAGAGCTAATGAAGTTCTGCCGCAAATTTACCGTACCGCTGCGCGCTGCGCTACGCGAAGCGGGGGTGTTGGCGAAGTTCGAAACCGCCGAAGCGCCCGGTTGTACACGTCTTCTTTATCGCGCCCGGCTGCTGCTACACCGGTTATTCCTACTCCCATAA
- the ygdD gene encoding inner membrane protein YgdD: MTSRFMLIFSAVSGFIFVALGAFGAHVLSKTMGPMEMGWLHTGLEYQAFHTLAILGLAVAMQRRISIWFYWSSVFMALGTVLFSGSLYCLALSHLRLWAFVTPVGGVSFLAGWVLMLIGALRLKRKGSGHE, translated from the coding sequence ATGACCAGCCGATTTATGCTGATATTTTCTGCCGTTAGCGGCTTTATTTTTGTTGCGCTGGGCGCATTTGGCGCACACGTATTAAGTAAAACCATGGGGCCGATGGAAATGGGCTGGCTTCATACCGGTCTGGAATACCAGGCGTTTCATACTCTGGCTATTCTGGGGCTGGCGGTGGCGATGCAGCGCCGAATCAGTATTTGGTTTTACTGGAGCAGCGTGTTTATGGCGTTAGGCACCGTGCTGTTTAGCGGCAGCCTCTACTGCCTGGCGTTATCCCATTTACGTTTATGGGCGTTTGTGACGCCGGTGGGTGGCGTTAGCTTCCTTGCCGGTTGGGTATTGATGTTAATCGGCGCATTGCGCCTGAAACGAAAAGGCAGTGGGCATGAATAA
- the gcvA_4 gene encoding putative transcriptional regulator of glycine cleavage system has product MSKRLPPLNALRVFDAAARHLSFTKAAEELFVTQAAVSHQIKSLEDFLGLKLFRRRNRSLLLTEEGQSYFLDIKEIFSQLTEATRKLQARSAKGALTVSLLPSFAIHWLVPRLSSFNMAYPGIDVRIQAVDRQEDKLADDVDVAIFYGRGNWPGLRVEKLYAEYLLPVCSPMLLTGEKPLKVPEDLARHTLLHDASRRDWQTYTRQLGLTHINVQQGPIFSHSAMVLQAAIHGQGIALANNVMAQTEIEAGRLVCPFNDVLVSKNAFYLVCHDSQAELGKIAAFRQWILSKAASEQEKFRFRYEQ; this is encoded by the coding sequence ATGTCAAAGCGATTACCCCCTCTTAACGCATTACGCGTGTTTGATGCTGCAGCGCGCCATTTAAGCTTCACCAAGGCGGCTGAAGAGCTGTTTGTTACACAGGCAGCCGTAAGCCATCAGATCAAGTCCCTGGAAGACTTCCTCGGATTAAAACTATTTCGCCGACGCAATCGCTCGTTATTGCTCACGGAAGAAGGACAGAGCTATTTCCTGGACATCAAAGAAATTTTCTCGCAGCTTACGGAGGCAACCCGTAAACTCCAGGCGCGGAGCGCCAAAGGCGCGTTAACCGTCAGCTTATTGCCCAGTTTCGCCATTCACTGGCTGGTGCCCAGGCTTTCCAGCTTTAATATGGCTTATCCGGGCATCGATGTGCGTATTCAGGCGGTAGACCGCCAGGAAGATAAGCTGGCCGATGACGTTGACGTGGCAATTTTTTATGGCCGCGGCAACTGGCCGGGATTGCGGGTAGAGAAGCTTTACGCCGAATATTTGCTTCCGGTATGTTCACCGATGTTGTTAACCGGTGAAAAGCCGCTGAAAGTGCCTGAAGATTTAGCGCGGCACACCTTATTGCACGACGCCTCTCGCCGCGACTGGCAAACTTATACCCGCCAGTTGGGTCTTACCCACATTAACGTGCAACAGGGACCGATATTCAGCCACAGCGCGATGGTGCTGCAGGCGGCTATCCACGGTCAGGGCATTGCGCTGGCCAATAATGTGATGGCTCAAACGGAAATCGAAGCCGGGCGTCTGGTTTGCCCGTTTAATGATGTGCTGGTCAGTAAGAACGCGTTTTATCTGGTTTGCCATGACAGTCAGGCAGAACTGGGTAAAATAGCGGCCTTCCGACAATGGATCCTGTCGAAAGCGGCCAGCGAGCAGGAAAAATTTCGCTTTCGCTATGAGCAATGA
- the ygdR_1 gene encoding putative lipoprotein — protein sequence MNKTAAVVSACVMAFALSACSGPNYVMHTNDGRSIVSEGKPQTDNDTGMIKYTDANGNKQQINHSDVKEMVELER from the coding sequence ATGAATAAGACAGCCGCAGTAGTATCCGCATGTGTAATGGCTTTTGCCCTGAGCGCCTGTTCTGGCCCGAATTATGTGATGCACACCAATGATGGCCGTTCTATTGTTTCGGAAGGTAAGCCGCAGACTGATAACGATACCGGTATGATCAAATATACCGATGCTAACGGTAACAAACAGCAAATCAACCACAGCGATGTGAAAGAAATGGTTGAGCTGGAACGTTAA
- the csdA_1 gene encoding cysteine sulfinate desulfinase codes for MTAFNPSLFRSAFPALPDAGVYLDSAATALKPQPVIDAIQQFYSVSAGNVHRSQFASAQRLTAQYEAARERVARLINAPLSHDIVWTRGTTEAINIVAQCYARPRLRPDDEIIVSVAEHHANLVPWLMVAQQTGARIIRLPLNAGYLPDIDRLPELITPRTRILALGQMSNVTGGCPDLKRAIAFAHAAGAVAVVDGAQGAVHCPADVQALDIDFYAFSGHKLYGPTGIGALYGKTALLSDMEPWLGGGKMLSEVTFEGFTPKAPPWRFEAGTPNVAGVMGLSAALEWLAEIDLVESESYSRVWRRWRKTPWRNGPDSGASVARIPAC; via the coding sequence ATGACAGCTTTTAACCCTAGCCTATTTCGCAGCGCGTTTCCCGCGCTGCCTGATGCCGGCGTGTATCTGGATAGCGCCGCTACGGCGCTGAAACCCCAGCCGGTCATCGATGCTATCCAACAATTTTATAGCGTAAGCGCGGGCAATGTTCACCGCAGCCAGTTCGCCAGTGCCCAGCGCCTGACGGCACAATACGAAGCGGCGCGCGAGCGCGTCGCCAGGCTGATTAACGCACCGCTAAGCCATGATATTGTCTGGACCCGCGGCACCACCGAAGCCATTAACATCGTCGCTCAGTGTTACGCCCGCCCGCGCCTCAGGCCGGACGATGAAATTATTGTTAGCGTGGCCGAGCATCACGCCAATCTGGTGCCGTGGTTGATGGTGGCGCAACAAACCGGCGCGCGAATCATCAGATTGCCGCTTAATGCCGGTTATTTACCTGATATCGACCGCCTTCCCGAACTGATTACGCCGCGTACCCGGATTCTGGCGCTGGGGCAAATGTCCAACGTCACCGGCGGCTGCCCGGATCTTAAACGGGCTATCGCCTTCGCTCACGCCGCAGGCGCGGTCGCCGTGGTGGATGGTGCGCAAGGCGCGGTGCATTGCCCGGCAGATGTCCAGGCGCTGGATATTGATTTCTATGCCTTTTCCGGCCATAAGCTTTATGGCCCGACGGGCATCGGCGCGCTTTATGGCAAAACGGCGCTGCTAAGTGATATGGAGCCCTGGCTGGGCGGCGGGAAGATGTTAAGCGAGGTAACGTTTGAGGGTTTCACGCCTAAAGCGCCACCCTGGCGTTTTGAAGCCGGGACGCCGAATGTCGCAGGCGTGATGGGATTAAGCGCGGCGCTGGAGTGGCTGGCGGAAATTGATCTCGTCGAATCGGAGAGTTACAGCCGCGTCTGGCGACGCTGGCGGAAGACGCCCTGGCGCAACGGCCCGGATTCCGGAGCTTCCGTTGCCAGGATTCCAGCCTGTTAG
- the csdA_2 gene encoding cysteine sulfinate desulfinase, whose translation MVTLLAESGIALRAGQHCAQPLLAELGVSGTLRASFAPYNTRQDVDALVNAVDRALEILVD comes from the coding sequence ATGGTCACGCTGCTGGCCGAATCCGGCATCGCGCTCCGCGCCGGACAACACTGTGCACAACCCTTACTGGCGGAGCTTGGCGTAAGCGGCACCCTGCGCGCCTCGTTCGCGCCTTATAATACCCGACAAGACGTTGATGCGCTGGTTAACGCCGTTGACCGCGCCCTGGAAATTCTGGTGGATTAA
- the ygdK gene encoding putative Fe-S metabolism associated protein, producing MTSTSLAGHPFGTSITEETLRQQFASLSQWEDKYRQLIMLGKQLPPLPADLKQADIEIAGCENRVWLGHTRHADGTLHFYGDSEGRIVRGLLAILLTAIEGKTPEELVSQDPLALFDSLGLRAQISASRSQGLDALANAVVQAARNA from the coding sequence ATGACAAGTACCAGCCTGGCCGGACACCCGTTCGGTACATCAATTACGGAAGAGACCCTGCGCCAACAGTTTGCGTCGCTCAGTCAGTGGGAAGACAAGTACCGCCAGCTGATTATGTTGGGCAAACAGCTTCCGCCGCTGCCTGCCGATTTAAAACAGGCCGATATCGAGATAGCCGGTTGCGAAAACCGCGTCTGGCTGGGCCATACCCGCCACGCTGACGGTACGCTGCATTTCTATGGCGATAGCGAAGGGAGAATTGTGCGCGGTCTGTTGGCAATCCTTCTGACCGCCATTGAAGGCAAAACGCCGGAGGAACTGGTCAGCCAGGATCCGCTGGCGCTGTTTGATTCGTTAGGCTTGCGCGCCCAGATCAGCGCTTCCCGCAGCCAGGGATTAGACGCCCTGGCGAACGCAGTGGTGCAGGCAGCGCGTAACGCCTGA
- the ygdL_1 gene encoding HesA/MoeB/ThiF family protein, which produces MLSQGFSYVIDAIDSVRPKAALIAYCRRNKIPLVTTGGAGGQIDPTQIQVTDLAKTIQDPLAAKLRERLKSDFGVVKNSKGKLGVDCVFSTEALVYPQADGSVCAAKSTAEGPKRMDCASGFGAATMVTATFGFVAVSHALKKMLAKAARSA; this is translated from the coding sequence ATGCTCAGTCAGGGCTTCAGCTACGTCATTGATGCCATTGACAGCGTCCGTCCTAAGGCTGCTCTCATTGCTTACTGCCGCCGTAATAAAATACCGCTGGTCACCACGGGCGGCGCGGGCGGGCAGATCGACCCCACACAAATTCAGGTCACGGATCTGGCGAAAACCATTCAGGATCCGCTGGCGGCGAAGTTGCGTGAACGGCTGAAAAGCGATTTCGGCGTGGTTAAAAACAGCAAGGGTAAGCTTGGCGTGGACTGCGTATTTTCGACAGAAGCGCTGGTGTATCCGCAGGCTGACGGTTCGGTTTGCGCCGCAAAAAGTACGGCTGAAGGGCCTAAACGCATGGACTGCGCATCAGGATTTGGCGCGGCGACCATGGTGACGGCGACCTTTGGATTTGTCGCCGTGTCCCATGCATTAAAGAAAATGCTCGCCAAAGCGGCACGTAGCGCGTAA
- the ygdL_2 gene encoding HesA/MoeB/ThiF family protein, whose protein sequence is MAVVMTDAWRSRFGGTARLYGQQALQVFADAHVCVVGIGGVGSWAAEALARTGIGAITLIDMDDVCVTNTNRQIHALRDTVGQAKADVMAERLRQINPECRVYGYRRLRYR, encoded by the coding sequence ATGGCTGTGGTGATGACGGACGCCTGGCGTAGCCGCTTTGGCGGTACGGCGCGTTTATATGGTCAACAGGCGCTGCAAGTGTTTGCTGACGCGCATGTCTGTGTGGTTGGAATCGGCGGTGTAGGCTCCTGGGCGGCAGAAGCGCTGGCGCGTACCGGTATCGGCGCCATTACGCTGATCGATATGGACGATGTGTGCGTCACGAATACTAACCGTCAGATCCATGCGTTACGCGATACGGTCGGCCAGGCGAAAGCAGACGTCATGGCAGAACGTCTGCGTCAGATCAACCCGGAATGCCGCGTTTACGGTTATCGACGACTTCGTTACCGCTGA
- the mltA gene encoding membrane-bound lytic murein transglycosylase A, with the protein MKGRWAKYLLTGAMVIVLASCSSKPTDRGQQYKDGKLNQPFSLVNQPDAVGAPVNGGDFAQQVTEIRNASPRLYNNQSNVYAAVQQWLRAGGDTRTMRQYGLDAWQMEGADNYGNVQFTGYYTPVIQARHTRQGEFQYPIYRMPPKRGGRLPSRAEIYAGALSESYVLAYSNSLMDNFIMDVQGSGYIDFGDGSPLTFFSYAGKNGHGYYAIGKVLIDRGEVKKEDMSMQAIRHWGETHSEAEVRELLENNPSFVFFKPQSYSPVKGASAVPLIGRASVASDRSIIPAGTTLLAEVPLLDNNGKFNGQYELRVMVALDVGGAIKGQHFDIYQGIGPEAGHRAGWYNHYGRVWVLKTAPGTGNVFNG; encoded by the coding sequence ATGAAAGGACGTTGGGCGAAATATTTACTCACCGGAGCGATGGTCATCGTACTCGCTTCCTGTTCTTCGAAACCGACCGATCGCGGTCAACAGTATAAGGATGGCAAATTAAACCAGCCATTCTCTCTGGTTAACCAGCCAGATGCGGTCGGCGCGCCGGTCAATGGCGGTGACTTTGCCCAGCAGGTAACGGAAATCCGCAATGCGTCGCCGCGTCTGTATAACAACCAAAGCAATGTGTACGCCGCGGTGCAGCAATGGCTGCGCGCGGGCGGCGATACCCGGACTATGCGTCAGTATGGGCTGGATGCGTGGCAGATGGAAGGCGCGGATAACTACGGCAACGTCCAGTTTACCGGCTATTACACCCCGGTAATCCAGGCGCGCCACACCCGACAGGGTGAATTCCAGTACCCGATTTATCGCATGCCGCCTAAGCGTGGCGGCCGCCTGCCGTCACGTGCTGAAATTTATGCCGGCGCGTTGAGCGAATCTTACGTGTTGGCTTACAGCAACTCCCTGATGGACAACTTCATTATGGATGTGCAGGGCAGCGGCTATATTGATTTTGGCGACGGCAGCCCGCTGACTTTCTTCAGCTATGCCGGGAAAAACGGTCACGGTTACTACGCGATTGGCAAAGTGCTGATCGACCGTGGCGAAGTGAAGAAAGAAGATATGTCGATGCAGGCTATTCGCCACTGGGGTGAAACCCACAGCGAAGCGGAGGTCCGTGAACTGCTGGAGAACAATCCCTCTTTCGTATTCTTCAAGCCGCAAAGCTACTCGCCGGTGAAAGGGGCCAGCGCGGTGCCGTTGATTGGCCGCGCGTCAGTAGCGTCTGACCGGTCTATTATTCCGGCGGGGACGACGCTGCTGGCGGAGGTTCCCCTGCTGGACAACAACGGCAAATTCAACGGACAATATGAACTGCGGGTGATGGTGGCGCTGGATGTCGGCGGCGCGATTAAAGGCCAGCACTTCGATATTTATCAGGGAATCGGCCCGGAAGCCGGGCACCGTGCAGGCTGGTATAATCATTACGGACGGGTGTGGGTACTGAAAACCGCCCCCGGCACCGGCAACGTATTTAACGGTTAA